Proteins encoded in a region of the Labeo rohita strain BAU-BD-2019 chromosome 22, IGBB_LRoh.1.0, whole genome shotgun sequence genome:
- the LOC127153421 gene encoding uncharacterized protein LOC127153421, with translation MGEEKIDPVTEGGSVTLHTNVSKLHKYVIQWWYEDEDKDEKNLIAKVDKVKNEKHVYVGADGRFRSKLVVDGETGNLKITDIRTIHTGLYKLKIISSKRTKYKTIFVPVNVKTESTNLGSSVTLRNYAKIQEDDLMLWTFGAEKSLIAKIDSRTNRTDEKFSNRLHMDEETGSLTIRNITEGDVGQYKLQIINSKQTTIKRFNVIVTNSTGNIENESSPSEPLLGKLEEMSRV, from the exons ATGGGTGAAGAGAAGATAGATCCAGTGACCGAGGGAGGTTCTGTCACTCTACACACTAATGTTAGTAAACTACATAAATATGTGATACAGTGGTGGTATGAAGATGAAGATAAAGACGAAAAGAATCTCATTGCTAAAGTTGATAAAGTGAAGAATGAGAAACATGTATATGTTGGTGCTGATGGAAGATTCAGAAGCAAACTGGTGGTGGATGGTGAAACTGGAAATCTCAAAATCACAGATATCAGGACTATTCACACTGGACTCTATAAACTGAAGATCATCAGCAGCAAAAGAACCAAATACAAGACAATTTTTGTTCCAGTGAATG TGAAGACAGAGTCAACGAATCTGGGAAGTTCTGTCACTCTCCGGAATTATGCTAAAATACAGGAAGATGATTTAATGCTGTGGACGTTTGGAGCTGAAAAGAGTCTCATTGCTAAAATTGATTCGAGGACAAATAGAACTGATGAGAAATTCAGTAACAGACTGCACATGGATGAggagactggatctctgaccattaGAAACATCACAGAGGGAGACGTTGGACAGTATAAACTACAAATTATCAACAGCAAACAGACAACAATCAAGAGATTCAATGTGATTGTCACCA ATTCCACTGGAAACATAGAGAATGAATCCTCTCCATCTGAGCCTTTGTTGGGAAAGCTGGAGGAAATGAGTAGAGTTTGA